A single genomic interval of Eurosta solidaginis isolate ZX-2024a chromosome 3, ASM4086904v1, whole genome shotgun sequence harbors:
- the LOC137243535 gene encoding uncharacterized protein, giving the protein MVFQCTGCDTYTLQAMGIVKSKISDKGNAEVKFGIPTGPNSNSSLGGDDASSHISFQSAQKGSETSATTSFYETAHDTTGTSAPRIVSHYTQSESSEESHELEKSIILINLDNTLEPPANEHATVTELITNDNKNMHGSEKLSSSASPDDFLGVIELSDDESDETGGNLNKSVFIKEEKEQQQKEIAIEPIARNAESMLRNYHNKSYIDFEESFENDKENRSLFNESNEKSLHFNDTMEEVEYLHDEKRYPVYASR; this is encoded by the exons atggtatttcaatgcactggttgtgatacATATACGCTACAGGCTATGGGTATTGTAAAAAGCAAGATCTCAgataaaggcaatgcggaagtaaaattcggtataccaactggaccaaat tctaatagttctttgggtggtgatgatgcatcatcacaCATAAGCTTTCAAAGCGCTCAAAAAGGCAGTGAAACTTCAGCGACAACAAGCTTTTATGAAACAGCACATGACACCACAGGCACAAGTGCACCCAGGATAGTTTCACATTATACCCAAAGCGAGTCCTCCGAAGAATCGCATGAACTGGAAAAAAGTATAATATTGATAAACCTAGATAACACACTAGAGCCCCCAGCAAATGAGCATGCAACTGTGACTGAACTTATcaccaatgataataaaaatatgcatGGCAGTGAAAAACTATCTTCCAGCGCGTCCCCTGATGATTTTTTAGGAGTAATTGAGTTGTCGGATGATGAGTCAGATGAAACGGGcggaaatttaaacaaaagtgtcTTTATTAAAGAGGAGAAAGAACAACAACAGAAGGAAATTGCAATAGAGCCAATAGCACGAAATGCGGAAAGCATGCTCCGTAATTACCATAACAAAAGTTATATTGACTTTGAAGAATCAtttgaaaatgataaagaaaatcgtAGTTTGTTCAATGAGAGTAACGAAAAATCTTTGCACTTCAATGATACCATGGAAGAAGTTGAGTACCTACATGATGAAAAAAGGTATCCAGTATATGCAAGTCGCTGA